Proteins from a single region of Streptomyces sp. HUAS 15-9:
- a CDS encoding DUF4231 domain-containing protein: protein MRRTRVPDNSWAAEPDPLLALARRELTFYARTCDRSRRLHHVTELGALLTTSVTVVAAGLHAPAWLTALIAGGAVFFTGMRQLYGAGSRWVLAAQARETLRRAIDRYLLLPESERDTEARQALQTVVEEVGANELRAWSEARGGRPEPPVPAVGG from the coding sequence ATGAGACGAACAAGGGTCCCCGACAACTCCTGGGCCGCGGAGCCCGATCCCCTGCTCGCCCTCGCCCGACGGGAGTTGACGTTCTACGCGCGGACCTGTGACCGGTCCAGGAGGCTGCACCACGTCACCGAGCTCGGCGCTCTCCTCACCACGTCGGTGACGGTCGTGGCGGCCGGTCTGCATGCTCCCGCCTGGCTGACCGCGCTGATCGCGGGCGGCGCCGTGTTCTTCACCGGCATGCGTCAGCTGTACGGCGCCGGCTCGCGCTGGGTGCTGGCCGCGCAGGCGCGCGAAACCCTGCGCCGGGCGATCGACCGCTACCTCCTCCTGCCCGAGTCCGAACGCGACACCGAGGCCCGGCAGGCGCTGCAGACGGTGGTCGAGGAGGTCGGGGCGAATGAGTTGCGGGCGTGGTCCGAGGCGCGGGGAGGGCGCCCGGAGCCGCCGGTGCCCGCGGTGGGAGGCTGA
- a CDS encoding FadR/GntR family transcriptional regulator, translating to MEEEAPQKGTVTQRAIERIKAMIADGSLEPGQRLPTERDLAAQLGISRSSMREAIRALTVLGVLEARHGSGIYVTALEAGDLLETFGVVADLSRGPRLVELLEVRRILESTATALAAARITPDRLAEVEKHLTAMNATDDPEEILAHDLAFHREIAAAAGNDTMAAILEGLSSRTFRARVWRGYQEEGAFARTRREHAAIHRALAARDPDAARAAAAAHVCEVEEWLRAQLGP from the coding sequence GTGGAGGAAGAAGCCCCGCAGAAGGGCACCGTGACGCAGCGCGCCATCGAGCGGATCAAGGCGATGATCGCCGACGGCAGCCTCGAGCCGGGCCAGCGTCTGCCCACCGAGCGGGATCTAGCCGCCCAGCTGGGCATTTCCCGCAGCTCGATGCGTGAGGCGATCCGCGCGCTGACGGTGCTGGGCGTCCTGGAGGCCCGGCACGGATCCGGGATCTATGTGACCGCGCTGGAGGCGGGCGACCTCCTGGAGACCTTCGGGGTGGTCGCCGACCTCTCCCGGGGCCCGCGTCTGGTCGAACTGCTGGAGGTGCGCCGGATCCTGGAGTCCACGGCGACCGCCCTGGCCGCCGCGCGCATCACCCCGGACCGGCTCGCCGAGGTGGAGAAGCATCTGACGGCGATGAACGCCACCGACGACCCCGAGGAGATCCTCGCCCACGACCTCGCCTTCCACCGCGAGATCGCGGCCGCCGCGGGCAACGACACCATGGCGGCGATCCTGGAGGGCCTGTCCTCCCGCACCTTCCGCGCCCGCGTCTGGCGCGGCTACCAGGAAGAGGGCGCGTTCGCCCGCACCCGCCGCGAACACGCGGCGATCCACCGCGCCCTGGCCGCCCGCGACCCGGACGCGGCCCGCGCGGCGGCGGCCGCACACGTGTGCGAGGTGGAGGAGTGGCTCAGAGCCCAACTGGGGCCCTGA
- a CDS encoding sugar ABC transporter substrate-binding protein: MPGRTLRKPRKRNRTRIIGVAALTVGASLVLAACGSTKDDGATGAKGGGTGKVGVILPLLTSPFWQSYNDYVPKMATSEGVDALKTVNSNSDASQQITDINNELTQGVSGLVVAPLDSAAIEAGLDQADRKGVPVVAVDVAPDKGKVAMVVRADNVAYGTKACDYLGKHITGGKVVQIMGDLASVNGRDRSEAFRTCVKKNYPKLKVLEIPAKWESDTAASELDTLLNANPDIKGIYLQAGGVYLAPTLQTLKSKNMLKAAGQKGHIAIVSNDGIPQEYDAIRKGEIDATVSQPADAYAKYGMYYIKAAMEGKTFRPGPTDHDSTIVKLPSGILEDQLPAPLVTKDNVDDPKLWGNTVQ; this comes from the coding sequence ATGCCCGGCAGAACACTGAGGAAACCGAGGAAGCGGAACAGGACCCGGATCATCGGCGTGGCGGCCCTCACCGTCGGCGCCTCGCTCGTACTCGCCGCTTGCGGCAGCACCAAGGACGACGGCGCCACGGGTGCCAAGGGCGGCGGCACCGGCAAGGTCGGGGTGATCCTGCCCCTGCTGACCTCGCCGTTCTGGCAGTCGTACAACGACTACGTGCCGAAGATGGCCACGTCGGAAGGCGTCGACGCGCTGAAGACCGTCAACTCCAACAGCGACGCCTCGCAACAGATCACCGACATCAACAACGAGCTCACCCAGGGCGTCAGCGGCCTGGTCGTCGCCCCGCTGGACAGCGCCGCCATCGAGGCCGGACTCGACCAGGCCGACCGCAAGGGAGTGCCGGTCGTCGCAGTCGACGTCGCGCCCGACAAGGGCAAGGTCGCCATGGTCGTCCGCGCCGACAACGTCGCCTACGGCACCAAGGCCTGCGACTACCTCGGCAAGCACATCACCGGCGGCAAGGTCGTGCAGATCATGGGCGACCTCGCCTCGGTCAACGGCCGTGACCGCTCCGAGGCCTTCCGGACCTGCGTGAAGAAGAACTACCCGAAGCTCAAGGTGCTGGAGATCCCCGCCAAGTGGGAGTCCGACACCGCGGCCTCCGAGCTCGACACGCTCCTCAACGCCAACCCCGACATCAAGGGCATCTACCTGCAGGCGGGCGGGGTGTATCTGGCGCCCACCCTGCAGACCCTCAAGTCGAAGAACATGCTCAAGGCGGCGGGCCAGAAGGGCCACATCGCCATCGTCTCCAACGACGGCATCCCGCAGGAGTACGACGCCATCCGCAAGGGCGAGATCGACGCCACCGTCTCCCAGCCGGCCGACGCCTACGCCAAGTACGGCATGTACTACATCAAGGCGGCGATGGAGGGGAAGACGTTCCGGCCCGGCCCCACCGACCACGACTCGACGATCGTCAAGCTGCCCAGCGGCATCCTCGAGGACCAGTTGCCCGCGCCCCTGGTCACCAAGGACAACGTCGACGACCCGAAGCTGTGGGGCAACACGGTCCAATGA
- a CDS encoding sugar ABC transporter ATP-binding protein, whose amino-acid sequence MSAPENAPLVEARGIVKRYGPTLALADGRLTVLPGESHALVGRNGAGKSTLVGVLTGLQAPDEGTVRFDGRPAPPLGDRDAWRSKVACVYQKPTVVPESTVAENLFINRQPLNRGFISWRRLKTEAAELLDTWDVHVDPEDRTADLKVEDRQMVEIARALSFGARFIVLDEPTAQLDNREIERLFSRMRALQDSGVTFLFISHHLQEVYEVCQTVTVLRDARWITTAPVADLPRAALVEAMAGETVTRYDHARATVAADSPVVLDVRGLHSAAYRDVDLTVRAGEVVGLAGTSGSGKIELAESLAGLHTPSGGSARIDGKALPFGDVRAALTAGVGCVPRDRHEQGLVPSMTIGDNTTMSVLDRLGRHGFVGTRRRRGFATELIERLDIHTEGPEQPVADLSGGNAQKVVMARALASDPRLLVLINPTAGVDVKSKESLLARMDGAREDGTAVLVVSDELDDLRRCDRVLVLFHGRVVAEHPAGWRDHELIASIEGVDHG is encoded by the coding sequence ATGAGCGCACCCGAGAACGCGCCGCTGGTGGAGGCACGCGGCATCGTCAAGCGCTACGGCCCCACCCTCGCCCTCGCCGACGGCCGCCTCACCGTGCTGCCCGGCGAGTCCCACGCCCTGGTCGGCCGCAACGGCGCGGGCAAGTCCACCCTTGTGGGCGTCCTCACCGGCCTCCAGGCGCCGGACGAGGGCACGGTCCGCTTCGACGGCCGGCCCGCGCCCCCGCTCGGCGACCGCGACGCCTGGCGGAGCAAGGTCGCCTGCGTCTACCAGAAGCCCACGGTCGTACCGGAGTCGACGGTTGCCGAGAACCTCTTCATCAACCGCCAGCCGCTCAACCGGGGTTTCATCAGCTGGCGCAGGCTGAAGACCGAGGCCGCCGAACTCCTCGACACCTGGGACGTCCATGTCGACCCCGAGGACCGCACCGCCGACCTCAAGGTCGAGGACCGTCAAATGGTCGAGATCGCACGGGCGTTGAGCTTCGGCGCCCGGTTCATCGTGCTCGACGAGCCGACCGCCCAGCTCGACAACCGTGAGATCGAGCGGCTGTTCAGTCGCATGCGGGCGCTCCAGGACTCCGGCGTCACCTTCCTGTTCATCTCCCACCACCTCCAGGAGGTGTACGAGGTCTGCCAGACCGTCACCGTGCTGCGCGACGCCCGCTGGATCACCACCGCCCCCGTCGCCGACCTGCCCAGGGCGGCCCTGGTGGAGGCGATGGCGGGGGAGACGGTCACCCGGTACGACCACGCGCGCGCCACCGTCGCCGCCGATTCCCCCGTCGTGCTCGACGTGCGCGGCCTCCACTCCGCCGCGTACCGGGACGTCGACCTCACCGTTCGCGCCGGTGAGGTCGTCGGACTCGCCGGAACCAGCGGCAGCGGCAAGATCGAGCTCGCCGAGTCGCTCGCCGGACTGCACACCCCGAGCGGCGGGTCGGCCCGGATCGACGGGAAGGCGCTCCCCTTCGGCGACGTGCGGGCCGCGCTGACGGCGGGCGTCGGCTGTGTCCCCCGCGACCGGCACGAACAGGGCCTCGTCCCCTCCATGACCATCGGCGACAACACCACCATGAGCGTCCTGGACCGGCTCGGCCGTCACGGCTTCGTCGGCACCCGGCGCAGGCGCGGCTTCGCCACCGAGCTGATCGAGCGCCTCGACATCCACACCGAGGGCCCCGAACAGCCCGTCGCCGACCTCTCCGGCGGCAACGCGCAGAAGGTCGTCATGGCCCGCGCGCTCGCCTCCGACCCCCGCCTCCTCGTCCTCATCAACCCCACCGCCGGCGTCGACGTGAAGTCCAAGGAGTCCCTGCTGGCCCGCATGGACGGCGCCCGCGAGGACGGCACCGCCGTGCTCGTCGTCTCCGACGAACTCGACGACCTGCGCCGCTGCGACCGCGTCCTCGTCCTCTTCCACGGCCGCGTCGTCGCCGAGCACCCGGCCGGCTGGCGCGACCACGAGCTGATCGCCTCCATCGAAGGAGTGGACCATGGCTGA
- a CDS encoding ABC transporter permease, translating to MADTKAPPLTPVRSADPWAARAVLIRRARELALVPALLLLMALGAAVNDSFLTERNLVSVLGASAALAMVVLAESLVLITGKFDLSLESVVGIAPAVGALLVLPSAQSGWGTELPAPLALFAVLLVGAAVGAFNGILVVKFRLNAFIVTLAMLIVLRGLLVGATKGKTLFGMPDSFYSLATTTFLSVPMSVWLAAVAFAAAGFVLKYHRVGRALYAIGGNADAARAAGIRVERVMLGVFVVAGVLASVGGIMQTGYVGAISANQGNNMIFTVFAAAVIGGIGLDGGKGTMSGALTGVLLLGVVQNLLTLAQVPSFWIQAIYGGIILVALMIARVTTGRAQD from the coding sequence ATGGCTGACACCAAGGCCCCACCGCTCACCCCGGTACGCTCCGCCGACCCGTGGGCGGCCAGGGCCGTACTGATTCGCCGGGCCCGCGAACTCGCCCTCGTACCCGCCCTGTTGCTGCTCATGGCGCTCGGTGCGGCGGTCAACGACTCGTTCCTGACCGAGCGCAACCTCGTCTCCGTCCTCGGCGCCTCCGCCGCGCTGGCGATGGTCGTGCTCGCCGAGTCGCTGGTGCTCATCACCGGAAAGTTCGACCTGTCCCTGGAGTCGGTCGTCGGCATCGCGCCCGCCGTCGGAGCGCTTCTGGTGCTGCCCTCCGCCCAGTCCGGCTGGGGCACCGAACTCCCGGCACCGCTCGCGCTGTTCGCCGTCCTCCTCGTCGGCGCGGCCGTCGGTGCCTTCAACGGCATCCTGGTCGTCAAGTTCCGGCTCAACGCGTTCATCGTCACGCTCGCGATGCTGATCGTGCTGCGCGGACTGCTGGTCGGCGCGACCAAGGGCAAGACGCTCTTCGGCATGCCGGACAGCTTCTACTCGCTGGCGACCACCACCTTCCTCTCCGTCCCGATGTCGGTGTGGCTCGCCGCCGTCGCCTTCGCCGCCGCCGGGTTCGTACTGAAGTACCACCGTGTCGGCCGCGCCCTGTACGCCATCGGTGGCAACGCGGACGCGGCCCGGGCGGCCGGCATCCGGGTCGAGCGCGTGATGCTCGGCGTGTTCGTCGTCGCGGGGGTCCTCGCCTCGGTCGGCGGGATCATGCAGACCGGCTATGTCGGCGCGATCAGCGCCAACCAGGGCAACAACATGATCTTCACCGTGTTCGCGGCGGCCGTGATCGGCGGCATCGGCCTGGACGGCGGCAAGGGCACCATGTCCGGCGCGCTCACCGGCGTACTCCTGTTGGGTGTCGTACAGAACCTGCTCACCCTCGCCCAGGTGCCGTCGTTCTGGATCCAGGCCATCTACGGCGGGATCATCCTCGTCGCCCTCATGATCGCCCGCGTGACGACGGGCCGGGCCCAGGACTGA
- a CDS encoding L-fuconate dehydratase — protein MTPPPARVTALDTYDIRFPTSRELDGSDAMNPDPDYSAAYAVLRTDAPDGHEGHGFTFTIGRGNEVQVAAIDALRGHVLGRSVDDLCDDPGSLHRDLIGDSQLRWLGPEKGVMHMAIGALVNAVWDLAAKRARKPLWQLLADAEPEWIVRQIDFRYITDALTPQQALDLLRRGREGAAQRRVRLLERGFPAYTTSAGWLGYDDDKLTRLAARAVADGFRQLKLKVGADLADDVRRCRVARSVVGPGIRLAVDANQRWNVDEAIRWTKALAEFDPYWIEEPTSPDDVLGHAAIRGAVTPIKVATGEHVQNRIVFKQMLQAGALDVVQIDASRVGGVNENLAILLLAARFGVPVCPHAGGVGLCELVQHLAMFDYLAVSGTTDDRVIEYVDHLHEHFLAPVVIRQGHYTAPTTPGFSATMRPESIARYTFPGGTFWAADPDTQKGRAA, from the coding sequence GTGACCCCGCCCCCCGCCCGTGTCACCGCGCTCGACACCTACGACATCCGCTTCCCCACCTCGCGCGAGCTGGACGGCTCAGACGCGATGAACCCCGACCCCGACTACTCGGCGGCGTACGCCGTGCTGCGCACCGACGCGCCCGACGGACACGAGGGGCACGGGTTCACGTTCACCATCGGGCGGGGCAACGAGGTCCAGGTCGCCGCGATCGACGCACTGCGGGGCCATGTGCTCGGCCGCTCCGTGGACGACCTGTGCGACGACCCGGGCTCGCTCCACCGTGATCTGATCGGGGACAGCCAACTGCGCTGGCTCGGGCCCGAGAAGGGCGTGATGCACATGGCGATCGGGGCCCTGGTGAACGCGGTCTGGGACCTCGCGGCCAAACGCGCACGCAAGCCGCTGTGGCAACTGCTCGCCGACGCCGAACCCGAGTGGATCGTGCGCCAGATCGACTTCCGGTACATCACCGACGCGCTCACCCCCCAGCAGGCGCTGGACCTGCTGCGCCGTGGCCGGGAAGGGGCCGCGCAGCGCAGAGTCCGGCTGCTGGAGCGCGGCTTCCCCGCCTACACCACCTCCGCCGGCTGGCTCGGCTACGACGACGACAAGCTCACCCGGCTGGCCGCCCGGGCCGTCGCCGACGGCTTCCGGCAGCTCAAGCTGAAGGTGGGCGCCGACCTCGCCGACGACGTACGCCGCTGCCGGGTCGCCCGCTCGGTCGTCGGACCCGGCATCCGCCTGGCCGTCGACGCCAACCAGCGCTGGAACGTCGACGAGGCGATCCGCTGGACCAAGGCCCTCGCGGAGTTCGACCCGTACTGGATCGAGGAGCCCACCAGCCCCGACGACGTCCTCGGACACGCCGCGATCCGCGGGGCCGTCACCCCAATCAAGGTCGCCACCGGCGAGCACGTCCAGAACCGGATCGTCTTCAAGCAGATGCTCCAGGCGGGCGCTCTCGACGTGGTCCAGATCGACGCGTCCCGGGTCGGCGGCGTCAACGAGAACCTCGCCATTCTGCTGCTCGCGGCCAGGTTCGGCGTCCCCGTCTGCCCGCACGCGGGCGGCGTCGGACTGTGCGAACTCGTCCAGCACCTGGCGATGTTCGACTACCTCGCGGTCTCCGGCACCACGGACGACCGCGTCATCGAGTACGTCGACCATCTGCACGAGCACTTCCTGGCCCCGGTGGTGATCCGCCAGGGTCACTACACGGCACCCACCACGCCTGGCTTCTCGGCCACCATGCGGCCCGAGTCCATCGCGCGGTACACCTTCCCCGGCGGCACCTTCTGGGCCGCCGACCCCGACACACAGAAGGGACGGGCGGCGTGA
- a CDS encoding SDR family NAD(P)-dependent oxidoreductase has translation MSDFEGLNALVTGGASGIGRATSALLAARGARVAVLDVDPSSVDKPLLGCRADVTDDVSVRAAVELAAGELGGLDILVNNAGIGAQGTVEDNDDAEWRRVFDVNVLGMVRTARAALPHLRRSRHAAIVNTCSIAATAGLPGRALYSATKGAVYSLTLAMAADHVREGIRVNCVNPGTADTPWIGRLLDAAPDPAAERAALEARQPTGRLVSAEEVAGAIAYLASPLSGATTGTALAVDGGMQGLRPRPAGR, from the coding sequence GTGAGCGACTTCGAGGGACTGAACGCCCTGGTGACCGGCGGCGCCTCCGGGATCGGCCGGGCCACCTCCGCACTCCTGGCCGCACGCGGCGCCCGGGTCGCCGTCCTGGACGTCGACCCGTCGTCGGTGGACAAGCCACTGCTCGGCTGCCGGGCCGATGTCACCGACGACGTCTCGGTGCGCGCGGCAGTCGAGCTGGCGGCCGGGGAACTCGGTGGGCTGGACATACTCGTCAACAACGCCGGCATCGGCGCCCAGGGCACCGTCGAGGACAACGACGACGCGGAATGGCGCCGCGTCTTCGACGTCAACGTCCTCGGGATGGTCCGTACCGCCCGAGCCGCCCTCCCGCACCTGCGCCGGTCGCGGCACGCCGCGATCGTCAACACCTGCTCCATCGCCGCCACCGCCGGACTGCCCGGGCGGGCGCTCTACAGCGCCACCAAGGGCGCCGTGTACTCCCTGACCCTGGCCATGGCCGCCGACCACGTCCGCGAGGGCATCCGCGTCAACTGCGTCAACCCCGGCACCGCGGACACCCCGTGGATCGGCCGGCTGCTGGACGCGGCACCGGATCCGGCCGCCGAGCGCGCCGCACTCGAAGCCAGGCAGCCCACCGGCCGCCTCGTCTCCGCGGAAGAGGTCGCGGGCGCCATCGCCTACCTGGCGAGCCCGCTGTCCGGCGCCACCACCGGCACCGCCCTGGCCGTCGACGGCGGCATGCAGGGCCTCAGGCCGCGCCCGGCGGGCCGATGA
- a CDS encoding aldo/keto reductase: MSALGRSGVEVSALAFGAAGIGNLYTEVGEGQAHEAVAAAWQRGIRYFDTAPHYGLGLSERRLGAALRNFPRAQYTVSTKVGRRLEPADLPGDDLANGFAVPATWRRVWDFSADGIRRTLEASLERLGLDRVDVAYLHDPDDHAEQAFREGYPALAKLRGEGVVGAIGAGMNQTAMLTRFVRETDVDVVLCAGRYTLLDHSALTDLLPAARERGTSVVIGGAFNSGLLADPRSGATYDYEAAPQELLDRALRLKTIAEHHGTTLRAVALAFCAAHLAIASVLVGARSASEVHDCADQFEATVPEACWRDLRQAGLLPSEELS, translated from the coding sequence ATGAGCGCCCTCGGCCGCAGCGGCGTCGAGGTCAGCGCGCTGGCCTTCGGTGCCGCCGGGATCGGCAACCTGTACACCGAGGTCGGCGAGGGGCAGGCGCACGAGGCGGTGGCCGCCGCCTGGCAGCGCGGCATCCGCTACTTCGACACCGCCCCGCACTACGGCCTCGGCCTGTCCGAACGACGACTGGGCGCGGCCCTTCGGAACTTCCCCCGGGCGCAGTACACGGTCTCCACGAAGGTCGGCCGCCGCCTGGAACCCGCGGACCTGCCCGGCGACGACCTGGCCAACGGCTTCGCCGTGCCCGCCACATGGCGCCGCGTGTGGGACTTCAGCGCCGACGGCATCCGCCGCACCCTGGAGGCCAGTCTGGAACGGCTCGGCCTCGACCGGGTGGACGTCGCCTACCTCCACGACCCCGACGACCACGCCGAACAGGCCTTCCGCGAGGGATACCCGGCCCTGGCGAAACTCCGGGGCGAGGGCGTGGTCGGCGCGATCGGCGCGGGCATGAACCAGACCGCGATGCTCACCCGCTTCGTCCGCGAGACCGACGTCGACGTGGTGCTGTGCGCCGGCCGCTACACCCTCCTCGACCACAGCGCGCTCACCGACCTGCTCCCGGCCGCCCGCGAACGCGGCACGTCGGTCGTCATCGGCGGCGCCTTCAACTCCGGCCTGCTGGCGGATCCACGGTCGGGAGCGACGTACGACTACGAGGCGGCGCCGCAGGAACTGCTGGACCGCGCCCTACGCCTCAAGACGATCGCCGAGCACCACGGCACCACCCTGCGTGCCGTCGCCCTCGCCTTCTGCGCCGCGCACCTGGCGATCGCGAGCGTCCTGGTCGGGGCCCGCTCGGCGTCCGAAGTCCACGACTGCGCCGACCAGTTCGAGGCCACGGTCCCGGAGGCTTGCTGGCGGGACCTCCGACAGGCGGGCCTTCTGCCGAGCGAGGAGCTGTCATGA
- a CDS encoding L-rhamnose mutarotase has product MRVALHTKVRADRVAAYEAAHREVPVELTDAIRAAGATSWTIWRSRTDLFHLLECEDYGRLLAELEKLPVNVTWQMRMAELLDVVHDYSADGAGAGLPVVWELP; this is encoded by the coding sequence ATGAGAGTCGCCCTGCACACGAAGGTCCGCGCGGATCGCGTGGCCGCGTACGAGGCCGCTCATCGTGAGGTTCCGGTCGAGCTCACGGATGCCATCCGGGCCGCCGGGGCCACGTCCTGGACGATCTGGCGCAGCCGTACCGATCTCTTCCACCTCCTGGAGTGCGAGGACTACGGCCGCCTCCTCGCCGAACTGGAGAAGCTGCCGGTGAATGTCACCTGGCAGATGCGGATGGCCGAACTACTCGACGTCGTGCACGACTACTCCGCCGACGGCGCGGGCGCCGGCCTGCCCGTCGTGTGGGAGCTGCCGTGA
- a CDS encoding amidohydrolase family protein: MIVDAHHHVWDLSVRDQDWISGPELRPLRRNFTLAELAPQARAAGVDRTVLVQTVTVPEETPEFLALAEAHELVGAVVGWTDLTRPDVADELARLRELTGGRYLKGIRHQVQGESDPQWLFRSDVRRGLAAVADAGLVYDLVVLPHQLPACAEAAAWLPGLTFVLDHLGKPPIASGEPEPWATAVRTLAALPNTVAKLSGLVTEADHASWAVGDLRPYTDVALEAFGPHRLMFGSDWPVCTLAAGYGEVLIVAGELTAELSEPERAAVLSGTATRVYRL; this comes from the coding sequence GTGATCGTCGACGCCCACCACCACGTCTGGGACCTCTCGGTCCGCGACCAGGACTGGATCAGCGGTCCCGAACTGCGGCCGCTGCGCCGGAACTTCACTCTCGCCGAACTAGCACCGCAGGCGCGTGCGGCCGGAGTCGACCGCACGGTTCTGGTCCAGACGGTCACCGTGCCCGAGGAGACCCCCGAGTTCCTCGCCCTTGCCGAGGCGCACGAGCTCGTCGGCGCGGTCGTCGGGTGGACCGATCTGACCCGCCCCGATGTCGCCGACGAACTGGCCCGGCTGCGCGAACTCACCGGCGGCCGGTACCTGAAGGGCATCCGTCACCAGGTCCAGGGCGAGTCTGACCCACAGTGGCTGTTTCGTTCGGACGTCCGCCGAGGGCTCGCCGCCGTGGCCGACGCGGGCCTGGTGTACGACCTCGTCGTACTGCCCCATCAGCTCCCCGCCTGCGCCGAGGCGGCCGCATGGCTGCCCGGGCTCACCTTCGTCCTCGACCACTTGGGCAAACCCCCCATCGCCTCGGGGGAGCCCGAGCCCTGGGCGACGGCAGTCCGTACCCTCGCCGCACTCCCCAACACGGTGGCCAAGCTCTCCGGCCTGGTCACCGAGGCCGACCACGCCTCCTGGGCGGTCGGCGACCTGCGCCCTTACACGGACGTGGCCCTGGAGGCCTTCGGCCCGCACCGCCTGATGTTCGGCTCGGACTGGCCGGTGTGCACACTGGCCGCCGGCTACGGCGAAGTGCTCATCGTCGCCGGGGAGTTGACCGCCGAGCTCAGCGAGCCGGAGCGCGCCGCCGTCCTCTCGGGCACCGCCACCCGTGTCTACCGCCTCTGA
- a CDS encoding lipase maturation factor family protein, which yields MDWFTAPEYWWSRLIFQRALAGVYLVAFLTAALQFRALLGERGMLPIPHFLRRVRFRDAPSLFHLHYSDRMFAGCCWAGCAVSAALLAGLDSQLPLWGGLVLWLVPWALYLSVVNVGQTWYAFGWESLLLEVGFLGAFVGNDEVAPPVVVLFLLRWILFRVEFGAGLIKMRGDACWRKLTCLYYHHETQPMPGPLSWFFHHLPQPLHRVEVAANHFTQLVVPVLLFTPQPIATAAASLMIVTQLWLVLSGNFSWLNWITIVLALSALRIPAAAPSVPPAPLWYEIVVLAVAALIVWLSYRPVTNMISRRQVMNRSFDPLHLVNTYGAFGSVSRIRYEVVVEGTLDDVPHEDARWREYEFKGKPGDPRRWPRQFAPYHLRLDWLMWFAALSPAYAGSWFGGLVERLLENDRDTLKLLRGSPFPPDEPPRYIRARLFRYRYTTWRELRETGACWERTFVREYLPPTRLAETVQRR from the coding sequence GTGGACTGGTTCACCGCACCCGAGTACTGGTGGAGCCGACTGATCTTCCAGCGGGCTCTGGCCGGCGTGTATCTCGTCGCGTTCCTGACCGCGGCCCTGCAGTTCCGCGCCCTGCTGGGCGAGCGGGGCATGCTGCCGATCCCCCACTTTCTGCGCCGGGTACGGTTCCGGGACGCGCCCAGCCTGTTCCACCTCCACTACTCGGACCGGATGTTCGCGGGCTGCTGCTGGGCGGGCTGCGCCGTGTCGGCGGCGCTGCTCGCGGGCCTGGACTCACAACTGCCCCTGTGGGGCGGGCTGGTGCTGTGGCTGGTGCCCTGGGCGCTGTATCTGTCGGTCGTCAACGTCGGCCAGACCTGGTACGCGTTCGGCTGGGAGTCGCTGCTCCTGGAGGTGGGCTTCCTCGGCGCCTTCGTGGGCAACGACGAGGTGGCGCCGCCGGTCGTGGTGCTGTTCCTGCTGCGCTGGATCCTGTTCCGCGTCGAGTTCGGCGCCGGTCTGATCAAGATGCGCGGCGACGCCTGCTGGCGGAAGCTGACCTGCCTCTACTACCACCACGAGACCCAGCCGATGCCGGGCCCGCTGAGCTGGTTCTTCCACCATCTGCCGCAGCCGTTGCACCGCGTCGAGGTGGCCGCCAACCACTTCACCCAGCTCGTGGTGCCGGTCCTGCTGTTCACCCCGCAGCCGATCGCGACGGCCGCCGCGTCCCTGATGATCGTCACCCAGCTGTGGCTCGTGCTGTCCGGCAACTTCTCCTGGCTGAACTGGATCACGATCGTGCTGGCCCTGTCGGCGCTGCGGATCCCCGCCGCCGCGCCGTCCGTGCCGCCGGCGCCGCTCTGGTACGAGATCGTGGTCCTCGCCGTGGCCGCGCTCATCGTCTGGCTCAGCTACCGCCCGGTGACGAACATGATCTCCCGCCGCCAGGTCATGAACCGCTCCTTCGACCCGCTGCACCTGGTGAACACCTACGGCGCGTTCGGCAGCGTCAGCCGTATCCGCTACGAGGTGGTGGTGGAGGGCACGCTCGACGACGTCCCGCACGAGGACGCGCGCTGGCGGGAGTACGAGTTCAAGGGCAAGCCGGGTGATCCACGGCGCTGGCCGCGCCAGTTCGCGCCGTACCATCTGCGGCTGGACTGGCTGATGTGGTTCGCCGCGCTCTCGCCCGCGTACGCCGGGTCCTGGTTCGGCGGCCTGGTGGAGCGGCTGCTGGAGAACGACCGGGACACGCTGAAGCTGCTGCGTGGCTCGCCGTTCCCGCCCGACGAGCCGCCCCGCTACATCCGCGCCCGTCTCTTCCGCTACCGCTACACGACCTGGCGGGAGCTGCGGGAGACGGGCGCGTGCTGGGAGCGGACGTTTGTGCGGGAGTATCTGCCGCCGACGCGGCTCGCCGAGACTGTTCAGAGGCGGTAG